From Cellulomonas dongxiuzhuiae, the proteins below share one genomic window:
- a CDS encoding restriction system modified-DNA reader domain-containing protein: MPIFELDDGRPRLVQPMQPLAGSFAQEVTALVTHHLAAIAGEPLFVVRARGTSDRADLPEMLALDASGRPVVVAVAQVLDDDAIVAALRHGGAAARMTTADLARAYHVDPSRFAVDFAAFREHVPFGAAASRRHGGVRLLLLCSEVAAEATDTLGFLRGGEHQVDVLQVGVVRGDERRLLEVSPLALHEGVRRTVEPTALRLVRSSEAFATAMAYEADRAPGLPAGRPKSLPTGELRAVTPPERTEPPAPTPIGRRGTVTEPTPLPFRTAGPTAQPPEPPAESPRHGGPGRPDVTEWPGDASVPPTASMLEGPPTLTPVAGLRAAVVDGAGARPADADAPTPPRGQPAAEVVDDVRRQQRPDWPFPELAMLAKRRRAVTTLVWVRERRGQRFSALLRSDGMIELPDGRVVADPDVAAATLSGVEGVDGWRAWRLGDGGPTLSEATGTL, translated from the coding sequence ATGCCGATCTTCGAGCTCGACGACGGGCGCCCACGCCTCGTCCAGCCGATGCAGCCGCTCGCGGGGTCGTTTGCGCAGGAGGTCACCGCCCTGGTCACGCACCACCTCGCCGCGATCGCCGGCGAGCCCCTGTTCGTCGTGCGCGCGCGCGGCACGTCCGACCGCGCCGACCTGCCCGAGATGCTCGCGCTCGACGCGTCCGGGCGCCCCGTCGTGGTCGCCGTCGCCCAGGTGCTCGACGACGACGCGATCGTCGCGGCGCTGCGCCACGGGGGTGCGGCGGCCCGCATGACCACGGCCGACCTGGCGCGTGCCTACCACGTGGACCCCAGCCGGTTCGCGGTCGACTTCGCGGCGTTCCGCGAGCACGTGCCGTTCGGCGCCGCGGCGAGCCGCCGGCACGGCGGCGTGCGGCTGCTGCTGCTGTGCTCCGAGGTGGCGGCCGAGGCCACGGACACCCTGGGCTTCCTGCGCGGCGGCGAGCACCAGGTCGACGTCCTGCAGGTCGGTGTCGTCCGCGGCGACGAGCGTCGCCTCCTCGAGGTCTCCCCGCTGGCCCTGCACGAGGGGGTGCGCCGGACGGTCGAGCCCACGGCGCTGCGCCTCGTGCGCTCGAGCGAGGCGTTCGCGACGGCGATGGCCTACGAGGCCGACCGTGCGCCGGGCCTGCCGGCGGGGCGGCCGAAGTCGCTGCCGACGGGCGAGCTGCGCGCCGTCACGCCGCCCGAGCGCACCGAGCCGCCCGCGCCCACGCCCATCGGCCGCCGGGGGACCGTGACCGAGCCGACGCCCCTGCCCTTCCGCACCGCCGGTCCCACCGCGCAGCCGCCGGAGCCGCCCGCCGAGTCGCCGCGCCACGGGGGTCCCGGCCGGCCCGACGTCACCGAGTGGCCGGGTGACGCGTCCGTCCCGCCGACGGCGTCGATGCTCGAGGGTCCGCCGACGCTCACGCCCGTCGCCGGGCTGCGGGCGGCGGTCGTCGACGGCGCCGGGGCGCGGCCGGCCGACGCCGACGCCCCGACGCCGCCGCGCGGGCAGCCCGCCGCGGAGGTCGTCGACGACGTCCGGCGTCAGCAGCGCCCGGACTGGCCGTTCCCCGAGCTGGCGATGCTCGCCAAGCGGCGGCGCGCCGTCACGACGCTGGTGTGGGTGCGCGAGCGGCGCGGTCAGCGCTTCTCCGCGCTGCTGCGCTCCGACGGCATGATCGAGCTGCCCGACGGCCGCGTCGTGGCCGACCCCGACGTGGCCGCGGCGACGCTGTCCGGCGTCGAGGGCGTCGACGGCTGGCGGGCGTGGCGCCTGGGCGACGGCGGCCCGACGCTCTCGGAGGCCACGGGCACGCTGTGA
- a CDS encoding alpha/beta hydrolase translates to MAAPPDTALWDGAALTADWSPDALGEGFEARRLDLLDDDEGEVTATLVRHLPDPTLRPARAVLYVHGWSDYFFQRPLARYWQAQGVAFYALDLRKYGRSLRLHQTPGYVEDLRTYDEEVGAALDVVRAELGSVVRILLMGHSTGGLVLSLWVARHPGVVRGLVLNSPWLELQGSSLVRHLSGPAIARVARFNPKAALPNIDPGYYARTIAAVTGGDWTVDERWRPTPSFPVRAGWLSAVLAGHATVARGLSIDVPVFAAMSARSLISPRWSEEMRTADIVLDTEAIARRAVQLGPVVTTVRVAGGMHDLTLSAHPARERFYAELTRWLVAYGWG, encoded by the coding sequence GTGGCCGCGCCGCCGGACACCGCCCTGTGGGACGGCGCCGCCCTGACGGCCGACTGGTCGCCCGACGCCCTCGGCGAGGGCTTCGAGGCGCGCCGCCTGGACCTGCTCGACGACGACGAGGGCGAGGTCACCGCGACGCTCGTGCGCCACCTGCCCGACCCGACGCTGCGCCCGGCGCGGGCCGTGCTCTACGTCCACGGGTGGTCCGACTACTTCTTCCAGCGGCCGCTCGCGCGGTACTGGCAGGCGCAGGGGGTCGCGTTCTACGCGCTCGACCTGCGCAAGTACGGCCGCTCGCTGCGGCTGCACCAGACCCCGGGCTACGTCGAGGACCTGCGCACGTACGACGAGGAGGTCGGCGCCGCCCTCGACGTGGTCCGCGCCGAGCTCGGCTCGGTGGTGCGCATCCTGCTCATGGGCCACTCGACGGGCGGGCTCGTGCTCAGCCTGTGGGTCGCGCGGCACCCGGGCGTCGTGCGGGGCCTGGTGCTCAACTCGCCGTGGCTCGAGCTCCAGGGGTCCTCGCTCGTGCGCCACCTGTCGGGCCCCGCGATCGCCCGGGTCGCGCGCTTCAACCCCAAGGCGGCGCTGCCCAACATCGACCCCGGCTACTACGCGCGGACGATCGCCGCGGTCACGGGCGGGGACTGGACCGTCGACGAGCGGTGGCGCCCCACGCCGTCGTTCCCGGTGCGTGCGGGCTGGCTGAGCGCGGTGCTCGCGGGGCACGCGACCGTCGCGCGCGGCCTGTCGATCGACGTGCCGGTGTTCGCCGCGATGTCCGCGCGCTCCCTCATCAGCCCCCGCTGGAGCGAGGAGATGCGCACGGCCGACATCGTGCTCGACACCGAGGCGATCGCCCGGCGGGCCGTGCAGCTCGGCCCCGTGGTGACGACCGTGCGCGTCGCCGGGGGCATGCACGACCTGACGCTGTCGGCCCACCCCGCGCGCGAGCGGTTCTACGCCGAGCTCACGCGGTGGCTCGTGGCCTACGGCTGGGGCTGA
- a CDS encoding zinc-binding dehydrogenase, whose protein sequence is MLSARVVSFSPDDPLTGLEVGDAPEPEAPAGWTTVDVRAASLNHHDLWSLRGVGLRDQQLPMVLGTDAAGVTADGREVVVHAVVGGPDGRGVPADEPRTLLSERYPGTLAERVAVPAWNLVDKPADLTFVEAACVPTAYLTAYRMLFRSGAAQPGQRVLVQGAGGGVAVAAVQLGSAAGLEMVVTGRDPAKRFRALGLGAAQAVEPGTRIGRVDVVLETVGRATWEHSVRSVRPGGRIVVAGLTSGDPEPASLTKVFFQEISIVGATMGTRDELGHVLAFLARTGVRPLVDSTYPLARAADGLARLASGAHVGKIVLEV, encoded by the coding sequence ATGCTGTCTGCCCGCGTGGTGTCCTTCTCGCCCGACGACCCGTTGACGGGCCTGGAGGTCGGGGACGCGCCCGAGCCCGAGGCCCCGGCCGGCTGGACGACGGTCGACGTGCGGGCCGCGTCGCTCAACCACCACGACCTGTGGTCGCTGCGGGGCGTCGGTCTGCGCGACCAGCAGCTGCCGATGGTGCTGGGCACCGACGCCGCCGGCGTCACGGCGGACGGGCGCGAGGTCGTCGTCCACGCCGTGGTGGGCGGGCCCGACGGGCGCGGCGTGCCGGCCGACGAGCCACGCACGCTGCTGTCCGAGCGCTACCCCGGCACGCTCGCCGAGCGCGTCGCCGTCCCCGCCTGGAACCTCGTCGACAAGCCCGCGGACCTGACGTTCGTCGAGGCCGCGTGCGTCCCCACCGCCTACCTCACGGCGTACCGGATGCTGTTCCGCTCCGGCGCCGCCCAGCCCGGGCAGCGCGTGCTCGTGCAGGGCGCGGGCGGCGGCGTCGCGGTCGCGGCCGTGCAGCTCGGGTCCGCAGCGGGGCTCGAGATGGTCGTCACCGGGCGGGACCCCGCCAAGCGGTTCCGTGCCCTGGGGCTGGGCGCGGCGCAGGCGGTCGAGCCGGGCACCCGCATCGGTCGCGTCGACGTCGTCCTGGAGACCGTCGGCCGCGCGACGTGGGAGCACTCGGTGCGCTCGGTGCGTCCCGGCGGGCGGATCGTGGTCGCCGGCCTGACGTCGGGCGACCCGGAGCCCGCGTCGCTGACCAAGGTGTTCTTCCAGGAGATCAGCATCGTGGGCGCCACCATGGGGACGCGGGACGAGCTGGGCCACGTCCTGGCGTTCCTCGCCCGCACGGGCGTCCGGCCGCTCGTCGACTCGACGTACCCGCTGGCCCGCGCCGCGGACGGCCTCGCGCGCCTCGCGTCCGGCGCGCACGTCGGCAAGATCGTCCTCGAGGTCTGA
- a CDS encoding maleylpyruvate isomerase N-terminal domain-containing protein, protein MSVDVMTAATALRAQWDRLHDWVDLMADPRLGREPSVLEGWNVVELWAHLGRAMDALAVCTPTPEGTLPLTLGEYLGSYPDRADDIAETTRRLAAEHAADPVGYVTASARAALAALDTLGPGDPVVQARRGPVRLSTMTVSRVLELVVHGDDLYRSVRRARSADAVPDPVDPAALALVADELLTIVRARGGWDLEVVDARRWVRLAAGRVPYDVDELALALQARYTSDAVPDLGRMLPLL, encoded by the coding sequence ATGTCCGTCGACGTCATGACCGCCGCCACCGCCCTGCGCGCCCAGTGGGACCGCCTGCACGACTGGGTCGACCTCATGGCGGACCCCCGCCTGGGACGTGAGCCCTCGGTGCTGGAGGGGTGGAACGTCGTCGAGCTCTGGGCGCACCTGGGCCGCGCGATGGACGCGCTGGCCGTCTGCACGCCCACGCCCGAGGGGACGCTGCCCCTCACCCTGGGCGAGTACCTCGGGTCGTACCCCGACCGCGCGGACGACATCGCGGAGACGACGCGGCGCCTCGCCGCCGAGCACGCAGCCGACCCGGTGGGGTACGTGACGGCGTCAGCCCGCGCCGCGCTCGCGGCGCTGGACACGCTGGGCCCCGGCGACCCGGTGGTGCAGGCCCGCCGCGGCCCGGTGCGCCTGTCGACGATGACGGTCTCGCGCGTCCTCGAGCTCGTCGTGCACGGCGACGACCTGTACCGCTCGGTGCGCCGTGCGCGCAGCGCCGACGCCGTCCCGGACCCCGTCGACCCGGCAGCCCTCGCCCTCGTCGCCGACGAGCTGCTCACGATCGTCCGGGCCCGCGGCGGGTGGGACCTCGAGGTCGTCGACGCGCGCCGGTGGGTGCGCCTGGCGGCGGGCCGCGTTCCGTACGACGTCGACGAGCTCGCCCTCGCCCTCCAGGCCCGCTACACCTCCGACGCCGTCCCCGACCTGGGCCGCATGCTCCCCCTCCTGTAA
- the metX gene encoding homoserine O-acetyltransferase MetX — MTQPDPRTQAPDRTPRRATPGAQPGAGAGAVGVPDPLVGRRARRGATLGSRRPLPERPPVPVTAAWRDGADPGGRQFADLGPLKLESGGRLPTVRLAYETWGELDEDGSNAVLVLHALTGDSHVTGEAGPGHPTPGWWQSMVGPGAPIDTDRWFVVAPNVLGGCQGSTGPASTAPDGQPWGSRFPLLTVRDQVAAEVRLADLLGIDSWALVIGASMGGHRVLEWAASAPDRVDAIAAIATCAQTSGDQIAGFHTQLAAILADPRYRDGDYYDVPAGEGPHVGLGIARQIAHQTYRSAVELDTRFGRIPQGAEDPLEGGRFAVQSYLDHHGDKLARRFDANSYVTLTRTMITHDLGRDRGGVEAALAQVTARALVIAVDSDRLFTPAQSERVAAAVPGAGPVRYVRSDFGHDGFLIEEDQVGQHVADFLREVVRPR; from the coding sequence ATGACGCAGCCCGACCCCCGCACGCAGGCCCCGGACCGCACGCCCCGGCGTGCGACGCCCGGTGCCCAGCCCGGTGCGGGGGCGGGTGCGGTCGGGGTCCCGGACCCGCTCGTGGGACGTCGTGCCCGACGCGGCGCGACGCTCGGCAGCCGTCGCCCGCTGCCCGAGCGCCCGCCCGTGCCCGTCACCGCCGCCTGGCGCGACGGCGCCGACCCCGGCGGGCGGCAGTTCGCCGACCTCGGGCCGCTCAAGCTCGAGTCGGGCGGACGCCTGCCCACCGTCCGGCTGGCCTACGAGACGTGGGGCGAGCTCGACGAGGACGGCAGCAACGCCGTGCTGGTCCTGCACGCCCTGACGGGCGACTCGCACGTCACGGGTGAGGCGGGACCGGGGCACCCCACGCCCGGCTGGTGGCAGTCGATGGTGGGCCCCGGGGCGCCGATCGACACGGACCGCTGGTTCGTCGTCGCCCCCAACGTGCTCGGCGGGTGCCAGGGCTCGACCGGCCCCGCGTCCACGGCCCCCGACGGGCAGCCGTGGGGCAGCCGGTTCCCGCTGCTGACCGTGCGCGACCAGGTGGCGGCCGAGGTGCGGCTGGCCGACCTGCTCGGCATCGACTCCTGGGCGCTCGTCATCGGCGCGTCCATGGGCGGGCACCGGGTCCTGGAGTGGGCGGCCTCGGCGCCCGACCGCGTCGACGCCATCGCCGCCATCGCGACGTGCGCGCAGACGTCGGGCGACCAGATCGCCGGCTTCCACACGCAGCTCGCCGCGATCCTCGCCGACCCGCGGTACCGCGACGGTGACTACTACGACGTCCCCGCCGGCGAGGGCCCGCACGTGGGCCTGGGTATCGCCCGGCAGATCGCGCACCAGACGTACCGCTCGGCGGTCGAGCTCGACACACGCTTCGGTCGCATCCCGCAGGGCGCGGAGGACCCGCTGGAGGGCGGGCGGTTCGCGGTCCAGTCGTATCTCGACCACCACGGCGACAAGCTGGCCCGGCGGTTCGACGCGAACAGCTACGTCACGCTCACGCGCACGATGATCACGCACGACCTGGGCCGCGACCGCGGGGGCGTCGAGGCGGCGCTGGCGCAGGTCACGGCGCGGGCCCTGGTCATCGCGGTGGACAGCGACCGGCTCTTCACACCCGCGCAGTCCGAGCGCGTCGCCGCCGCGGTCCCCGGGGCGGGACCCGTCCGGTACGTGCGCTCCGACTTCGGGCACGACGGCTTCCTCATCGAGGAGGACCAGGTCGGGCAGCACGTCGCGGACTTCCTGCGCGAGGTGGTCCGCCCGCGCTGA
- a CDS encoding bifunctional o-acetylhomoserine/o-acetylserine sulfhydrylase, protein MSNESWSFETRQIHAGQSADATTGARALPIYQTTSFVFDSAEQAADRFALKDLGPIYTRIGNPTQEVVENRIASLEGGVGALLLASGQAASTFAILNVAEAGDHVVASPSLYGGTYNLLRHSLPKLGVETTFVTDPHDAQAWRDAIRPNTKLFFAETIPNPQADVLDIELVAGVAHEHGVPLVVDNTVATPYLINPLQWGADVVVHSATKYLGGHGSAIGGVVVDGGTFDYAQHPERFGNYNTPDPSYNGLVFARDLGVGGAFGVNLSYILKARVQLLRDLGAAISPFNAFLIAQGIETLSLRVERHVENAQKVARWLEARDEVRKVHYAGLESSPWHANQLKYAPRGAGAVLAFELDGGAAAGQAFVSALELHSNVANIGDVRSLVIHPASTTHSQLTPEQQLQSGVTPGLVRLSVGIEHIDDILADLDAGFRAAKDA, encoded by the coding sequence ATGAGCAACGAGAGCTGGAGCTTCGAGACCCGCCAGATCCACGCGGGCCAGTCCGCCGACGCCACCACCGGCGCGCGGGCCCTGCCGATCTACCAGACGACCTCGTTCGTCTTCGACTCCGCCGAGCAGGCCGCCGACCGCTTCGCGCTCAAGGACCTCGGGCCGATCTACACGCGCATCGGCAACCCGACCCAGGAGGTCGTGGAGAACCGCATCGCGAGCCTCGAGGGCGGCGTGGGCGCGCTGCTGCTCGCGTCCGGCCAGGCGGCCTCGACCTTCGCGATCCTCAACGTCGCCGAGGCCGGTGACCACGTCGTCGCCTCCCCCAGCCTGTACGGCGGCACCTACAACCTGCTCCGGCACTCGCTGCCCAAGCTGGGCGTCGAGACGACGTTCGTCACCGACCCGCACGACGCGCAGGCGTGGCGCGACGCGATCCGCCCGAACACCAAGCTCTTCTTCGCCGAGACGATCCCCAACCCCCAGGCCGACGTGCTCGACATCGAGCTGGTCGCAGGCGTCGCCCACGAGCACGGCGTGCCGCTCGTCGTCGACAACACCGTCGCGACCCCGTACCTGATCAACCCGCTGCAGTGGGGCGCCGACGTCGTCGTGCACTCGGCGACCAAGTACCTCGGCGGGCACGGCTCCGCGATCGGCGGCGTCGTCGTCGACGGCGGCACGTTCGACTACGCGCAGCACCCCGAGCGGTTCGGCAACTACAACACGCCCGACCCGTCCTACAACGGCCTGGTCTTCGCGCGGGACCTCGGCGTCGGCGGCGCGTTCGGCGTGAACCTGTCCTACATCCTCAAGGCGCGCGTGCAGCTGCTGCGCGACCTCGGCGCGGCGATCAGCCCGTTCAACGCGTTCCTCATCGCGCAGGGCATCGAGACCCTGTCGCTGCGCGTCGAGCGGCACGTCGAGAACGCGCAGAAGGTCGCGCGGTGGCTCGAGGCACGCGACGAGGTCCGCAAGGTCCACTACGCGGGCCTGGAGTCCAGCCCGTGGCACGCGAACCAGCTCAAGTACGCGCCGCGCGGCGCCGGCGCGGTCCTGGCCTTCGAGCTCGACGGGGGCGCGGCCGCCGGTCAGGCGTTCGTGTCCGCGCTCGAGCTGCACTCGAACGTCGCCAACATCGGCGACGTGCGCTCGCTCGTGATCCACCCCGCGTCGACGACGCACAGCCAGCTCACGCCCGAGCAGCAGCTGCAGTCGGGCGTCACCCCGGGCCTCGTGCGCCTGTCTGTCGGCATCGAGCACATCGATGACATCCTGGCCGACCTGGACGCCGGCTTCCGTGCCGCCAAGGACGCCTGA
- a CDS encoding C40 family peptidase, with amino-acid sequence MTACAHAARRPVGWRVPRGLAVLPVGLLTLGLVVTPAAAAPSGDDVRDARSAVGRAQQSVAQMEVRLAQLATAAESAEVAVQTSAESYTQAVADAETARTRAQDAAGRSAQAAEQAEVARRKLVTFARQLARTGGSNDLLQAALSADGFQDVARRTTSLNQATGKADEAVQEYQATLLVASTMERRSAAAAQAAGDAAAAAQSALDEARRTQTQTEESFAAGQAERDGLISALAAARQTSAEVERARQDAVDAERRARAEAAAQTQRTQAPAPGASSGAGTGSTGGGTAPAPGNGSGSGSSGGAAPANPAPAPNPAPAPNPAPAPNPAPAPAPAPAPAPAPAPAPAPAPSSPYGLGTGTSRGSAGAGAAAAAWAQSKVGIPYVYGGSGPDGYDCSGLTSQAWRAAGVSINRTSRDQYKQVLKIGYDQLRPGDLVFWGDNPNDPNSIYHVAMWVGNGQIMEASKPGVPLRVTSMRWSKTMPFAGRP; translated from the coding sequence GTGACGGCGTGCGCGCACGCCGCCCGCCGACCGGTCGGGTGGCGGGTGCCGCGCGGGCTCGCGGTGCTCCCGGTCGGCCTGCTGACCCTCGGGCTCGTGGTGACGCCCGCCGCGGCCGCGCCGTCCGGTGACGACGTCCGCGACGCCCGGTCCGCGGTCGGTCGTGCGCAGCAGTCGGTCGCCCAGATGGAGGTCCGGCTCGCCCAGCTCGCCACGGCGGCCGAGTCGGCCGAGGTCGCGGTCCAGACCTCTGCCGAGTCCTACACGCAGGCCGTCGCGGACGCCGAGACCGCCCGCACGCGCGCCCAGGACGCCGCCGGCCGCTCGGCGCAGGCCGCCGAGCAGGCCGAGGTGGCCCGGCGCAAGCTCGTGACGTTCGCGCGCCAGCTCGCCCGCACCGGCGGGTCGAACGACCTGCTGCAGGCCGCGCTGTCCGCCGACGGCTTCCAGGACGTCGCCCGGCGCACCACGTCCCTCAACCAGGCCACGGGCAAGGCCGACGAGGCCGTGCAGGAGTACCAGGCGACGCTGCTGGTCGCCTCGACGATGGAACGGCGCTCCGCCGCCGCCGCACAGGCCGCCGGCGACGCCGCCGCGGCCGCGCAGAGCGCGCTCGACGAGGCGCGCCGCACGCAGACGCAGACCGAGGAGTCGTTCGCCGCGGGGCAGGCGGAGCGTGACGGGCTGATCTCGGCCCTCGCCGCGGCCCGGCAGACCAGCGCCGAGGTCGAGCGGGCCCGCCAGGACGCCGTCGACGCCGAGCGTCGTGCGCGCGCGGAGGCGGCGGCGCAGACGCAGCGCACGCAGGCGCCCGCGCCCGGCGCGTCGTCGGGCGCCGGCACGGGCTCCACGGGCGGCGGCACGGCCCCCGCACCGGGCAACGGGTCGGGGTCCGGATCGTCCGGGGGAGCGGCACCGGCCAACCCCGCGCCCGCCCCGAACCCGGCGCCCGCACCCAACCCCGCGCCCGCACCCAACCCCGCGCCCGCCCCGGCGCCCGCGCCCGCCCCGGCCCCGGCCCCGGCCCCGGCACCCGCGCCCGCCCCGTCCAGCCCCTACGGCCTGGGCACCGGCACGTCGCGCGGCTCGGCCGGCGCCGGCGCCGCGGCGGCCGCCTGGGCGCAGAGCAAGGTGGGCATCCCGTACGTGTACGGCGGCTCGGGCCCCGACGGCTACGACTGCTCCGGGCTGACCAGCCAGGCGTGGCGCGCCGCGGGCGTCAGCATCAACCGCACGTCGCGGGACCAGTACAAGCAGGTCCTCAAGATCGGCTACGACCAGCTGCGCCCGGGCGACCTGGTGTTCTGGGGCGACAACCCGAACGACCCGAACAGCATCTACCACGTGGCGATGTGGGTCGGGAACGGCCAGATCATGGAGGCGTCGAAGCCCGGCGTCCCGCTGCGCGTGACGTCGATGCGCTGGTCGAAGACGATGCCCTTCGCGGGACGTCCCTGA
- a CDS encoding inorganic diphosphatase, whose protein sequence is MEFDVTIEIPKGQRNKYEVDHATGRIRLDRMLFTSTRYPDDYGFIEGTLGEDGDPLDALVLLEEPTFPGCLIRCRALGMFRMRDEAGGDDKVLCVPTGDQRAAWRQDIDDVSDFHRLEIQHFFEVYKDLEPGKSVEGAHWTGRAEAEAEIERSRQRAIDSGYYNH, encoded by the coding sequence GTGGAGTTCGACGTCACGATCGAGATCCCCAAGGGGCAGCGCAACAAGTACGAGGTGGACCACGCCACGGGGCGTATCCGTCTCGACCGCATGCTCTTCACCTCGACGCGCTACCCGGACGACTACGGGTTCATCGAGGGCACCCTCGGTGAGGACGGTGACCCTCTGGACGCGCTCGTGCTGCTGGAGGAGCCGACCTTCCCCGGCTGCCTGATCCGCTGCCGCGCGCTCGGGATGTTCCGCATGCGCGACGAGGCGGGCGGCGACGACAAGGTGCTGTGCGTCCCGACCGGTGACCAGCGCGCGGCGTGGCGCCAGGACATCGACGACGTCTCCGACTTCCACCGCCTGGAGATCCAGCACTTCTTCGAGGTCTACAAGGACCTGGAGCCGGGCAAGTCCGTCGAGGGCGCCCACTGGACGGGCCGTGCCGAGGCGGAGGCCGAGATCGAGAGGTCGCGCCAGCGCGCGATCGACTCGGGGTACTACAACCACTGA
- the dacB gene encoding D-alanyl-D-alanine carboxypeptidase/D-alanyl-D-alanine endopeptidase codes for MGTLVVVLAAGGYAAADAYDVVPGIVTLAPPVPDPLPFPTAPGAVEPTAVPRAVGDLDPQVPLPAPDQVQALVDALVADPRLGPSVGVTVVDQLTGEVLAGSTPQVGRVPASTAKVLTGVAALTALDPDATLATRVVRVDDGTIALVGGGDMMLAAGAGDPAATYGRAGMADLAARTAASLALQGVTSVRLVVDDALFTGPAVSPTWDPANVGEGFVAPVTALAVDVGRLREGEYAPRSADPSLQAAKVFAERLSEVGVTVEGTPVRGAAGDGAELARVESAPVVDVVHYFLETSDNSITEVVSRLVALDAGLPPSFDGGTQAVLRQVATLGVDVSGARLADASGLGDGSSLSPALLADVVRLTTDPAHPALRDVAVGMPVGGLTGTLADRFTSSGARGLVRAKTGSLPHVTSLAGTVLDSQRRQLVFAVMADQTPDGGQWAPRQAIDGFVASLAGCGCR; via the coding sequence GTGGGCACTCTCGTGGTGGTCCTCGCGGCCGGTGGCTACGCGGCGGCCGACGCGTACGACGTCGTGCCCGGCATCGTCACCCTCGCGCCGCCCGTCCCGGACCCGCTGCCCTTCCCGACGGCGCCGGGCGCCGTCGAGCCCACGGCGGTGCCGCGCGCCGTGGGGGACCTGGACCCGCAGGTCCCGCTCCCCGCGCCGGACCAGGTCCAGGCGCTGGTCGACGCGCTCGTCGCGGACCCGCGGCTCGGCCCGAGCGTGGGCGTCACCGTCGTGGACCAGCTGACCGGCGAAGTCCTGGCGGGGAGCACGCCGCAGGTCGGACGCGTGCCGGCGTCCACCGCGAAGGTCCTCACGGGCGTCGCGGCGCTGACCGCCCTGGACCCGGACGCGACGCTGGCGACCCGTGTGGTGCGCGTCGACGACGGCACGATCGCGCTCGTCGGAGGCGGCGACATGATGCTCGCGGCCGGCGCGGGCGACCCCGCCGCGACCTACGGCCGGGCCGGGATGGCGGATTTGGCAGCGCGCACCGCCGCGTCCCTGGCGCTGCAGGGCGTGACCAGCGTGCGCCTGGTGGTCGACGACGCGCTGTTCACCGGCCCGGCGGTCAGCCCGACCTGGGACCCCGCCAACGTGGGCGAGGGGTTCGTCGCACCCGTCACCGCGCTCGCGGTCGACGTCGGCCGCCTGCGCGAGGGCGAGTACGCGCCGCGGTCCGCCGACCCGTCCCTGCAGGCCGCCAAGGTCTTCGCCGAGCGGCTGTCCGAGGTGGGCGTGACCGTCGAGGGCACCCCGGTGCGCGGCGCGGCCGGCGACGGCGCCGAGCTCGCGCGCGTGGAGTCCGCGCCGGTCGTGGACGTCGTGCACTACTTCCTCGAGACGTCCGACAACTCGATCACCGAGGTCGTCTCGCGGCTCGTCGCGCTCGACGCCGGCCTGCCGCCCAGCTTCGACGGCGGCACCCAGGCGGTGCTGAGGCAGGTCGCGACGCTCGGGGTGGACGTGTCGGGCGCACGGCTCGCCGACGCCTCGGGCCTCGGGGACGGCTCGTCGCTGTCGCCCGCGCTGCTGGCCGACGTCGTGCGCCTGACGACGGATCCCGCCCACCCCGCCCTGCGGGACGTGGCCGTCGGCATGCCGGTGGGCGGCCTGACGGGCACGCTGGCGGACCGCTTCACGTCGTCCGGGGCCAGGGGTCTCGTGCGCGCCAAGACGGGGTCGCTGCCGCACGTGACGTCGCTGGCCGGCACGGTCCTGGACTCCCAGCGCCGTCAGCTCGTGTTCGCCGTCATGGCGGACCAGACGCCCGACGGCGGGCAGTGGGCGCCGCGGCAGGCGATCGACGGGTTCGTCGCGTCGCTGGCGGGCTGCGGCTGCCGCTGA